The Amaranthus tricolor cultivar Red isolate AtriRed21 chromosome 6, ASM2621246v1, whole genome shotgun sequence genome has a segment encoding these proteins:
- the LOC130816123 gene encoding fatty acid hydroperoxide lyase, chloroplastic, translating into MLTISASMSTPNPNLTVNPTPLPSGTLPLRPLPGSYGWPIIGPIGDRLNYTWLQGQENFFRKKMEKYKSSVFRTNVPPCFPFFVGVNPNVIAVLDVPSFAHLFDSDIIEKKDILVGDFMPSTKFTGDMRVGVYQDTTEENHTKVKNFVMDILKKSSRVWVTSLISNLDIMWNTIEESISKDGSASLLMPLQKCLFNFLAQAMLGANPSNYSQELSESGHIMVDKWLALQLLPIIPLPIFQPLTSLIFQSFPYPYLLVQGDYTKLVDFVEKEAHQVIEIAKTQFGLTQQEAIHNLLFILGFNAFGGFSLFLPEVLNNLGTNKDGIQDRLREEVRKKCSSVSLLSFDTIQSMPNVESFAYETLRLKPPVPLQYGRARRDFVIQSHDSRFEVKKGELLCGFQPLVMRDPKVFYDPHKFVPNRFVGEAGGELLSYLYWSNGSQTGIADASNKQCAAKDYVPLTACLFVAHMLLRYDSISLDSSGNICALEKA; encoded by the exons ATGCTTACAATATCGGCCTCTATGTCCACCCCAAACCCAAACCTGACCGTAAACCCAACACCTCTTCCAAGTGGTACCCTACCGCTCCGTCCGCTCCCCGGCAGCTATGGTTGGCCAATCATCGGGCCGATTGGTGATAGGCTAAATTACACATGGTTACAAGgtcaagaaaatttttttaggaaaaaaatggAGAAATATAAGAGTAGTGTGTTTAGAACAAATGTTCCACcttgttttcctttttttgtgGGTGTTAATCCAAATGTGATTGCTGTACTTGATGTTCCATCTTTTGCTCATTTATTTGATTCTGATATTATTGAGAAAAAAGATATTCTTGTTGGTGATTTTATGCCTAGCACTAAATTTACCGGAGATATGAGAGTTGGTGTTTATCAAGATACGACCGAGGAAAATCATACTAAG GTAAAAAACTTTGTAATGGACATACTAAAGAAAAGTTCAAGAGTATGGGTAACTTCCTTGATATCAAACTTGGACATAATGTGGAACACCATTGAAGAATCAATATCCAAAGATGGATCAGCCAGCTTACTAATGCCCCTACAAAAATGCCTTTTCAACTTTCTAGCACAAGCCATGCTTGGTGCAAACCCATCAAATTACTCCCAAGAACTCTCAGAATCAGGCCATATAATGGTTGATAAATGGCTAGCTTTACAACTCCTACCCATCATACCTTTACCTATATTCCAACCTCTTACTAGCCTTATCTTTCAATCATTCCCATACCCATATTTGTTAGTACAAGGGGATTACACTAAACTTGTTGATTTTGTAGAAAAAGAGGCCCACCAAGTTATAGAAATAGCCAAGACCCAATTTGGATTAACTCAACAAGAGGCAATACATAACTTGTTATTCATCCTTGGATTCAATGCGTTTGGCGGGTTTTCGTTATTTTTGCCCGAAGTTCTTAACAATTTAGGTACAAACAAAGACGGGATTCAGGACAGATTGAGAGAAGAGGTACGAAAAAAGTGTAGTTCAGTCTCCTTATTGAGTTTCGACACAATTCAAAGTATGCCTAATGTGGAGTCATTTGCGTATGAAACACTAAGGCTAAAACCCCCGGTCCCACTCCAATATGGTAGAGCAAGAAGGGATTTTGTGATACAATCACATGATTCAAGATTTGAAGTTAAAAAAGGTGAATTGCTTTGTGGGTTTCAACCCCTTGTGATGAGGGATCCTAAGGTGTTTTATGACCCACATAAGTTTGTGCCTAATAGATTTGTGGGTGAAGCAGGTGGGGAATTGTTGAGTTATTTGTATTGGTCAAATGGGTCCCAAACAGGAATTGCTGATGCTTCTAATAAGCAATGTGCTGCTAAGGACTATGTTCCTCTTACTGCTTGTTTGTTTGTTGCACATATGTTGTTGAGATATGATTCTATTAGTCTTGATTCTTCTGGCAACATTTGTGCACTTGAGAAAGCATAG